The Trichosurus vulpecula isolate mTriVul1 chromosome 4, mTriVul1.pri, whole genome shotgun sequence genome contains a region encoding:
- the HSPB11 gene encoding intraflagellar transport protein 25 homolog, which yields MRVVDLCLASEGTEVILATSSDEKYPPENIIDGNSTTFWTTTGMFPQEFIICFHKHVKIERLSLQCYFVRSIRIEKSNAKEPVDFERWVERDLVHTEGQLQMEEFMFRDGYATHLRFIIKSAFDHFVSVHKVAIEGISVSSLT from the exons ATGCGTGTGGTAGATCTGTGCCTGGCCTCCGAGGGCACCGAGGTCATCTTGGCCACGTCCAGCGACGAGAAGTACCCGCCCGAGAACATTATTGATGG GAATTCAACCACGTTCTGGACCACCACGGGGATGTTCCCCCAGGAGTTCATTATTTGTTTCCACAAACACGTGAAGATTGAAAGACTCTCCCTCCAGTGCTATTTTG TGCGGAGTATAAGGATTGAGAAGAGCAATGCCAAAGAACCGGTTGACTTTGAACGGTGGGTGGAAAGAG ACCTGGTGCACACCGAGGGACAGCTTCAGATGGAAGAGTTTATG TTCCGGGACGGCTACGCGACTCACTTGCGGTTCATTATCAAATCAGCCTTCGATCACTTTGTATCTGTGCACAAAGTTGCTATAGAAGGAATCAGTGTCTCATCCCTCACCTGA